GAAAGGTTTACAGAAGGATGGAGCCTGAGACCTCCCTTGTAGGGACCGATTGCACTGTTCATCTGGACTCTGAATCCACGATTAAGTTGCAGTTGCCCGTCGTCATCGAACCAAGGGACCCTGAACATTACAACGCGCTCAGGCTCTACGACTCTATCAAGAACTTTGTGATATACAAGCTGTGGGATATCTTCGATAAGTTTGTCGATTGAATTCATGAAAGATGTGACAGCTTGGATGAATTCAACTTGTCCTGGGTCAACTTGTCGGACATGGTCCATAACTTTTTGGGTTACCTCATGCATAAAAAACTCCTCTCTTCTTCTTTTTTCCTTATAAATCTGTATAAATATGCAAATTTATGTATGCATAATACTGAATTATCAGGATAAGGTATAGTATTTAGGTAAAACAAAATTTATTGAAAAAATATTGATGTATTACTAAAAAGGAAGGAATTTTAAACAAACCTGAGGTAATGCGCAATTGGAGGGGGCTTCATTGAGAATGCACTAAAAACAGACCAAGGTCAAAAATGTGAAAAAAAGGTCAAAAAAAGAAGGCTGGAAAAACCAGCCCCCTTTTATTCCTACAGCAAAGATTCGCCGTTTCTCAAACGTTCTATGTTCTCGCGGAAGGGAGGACGTATAATTCCTCTCTCTGTGATGATGCCGGTAATATTCTGGTGTGGGGTTACATCAAAACAGGGGTTGTACACATCCATGCCATCAGGGGCGACTTGCACGCCTCCAGGGTGGGTTACTTCTTCCTTTGACCGTTCTTCGATAGGAATGTCGGCTCCGCTCGCAATGGAGAAGTCGATGGTAGATACTGGAACGACACTGTAGAAGGGAATCCCATATTCCTTGCAGATAACAGAGAGTGCGAAGGTCCCGAGCTTGTTGGCGACATCGCCGTTTGCAGCGACACGGTCCCCGCCGAGAACAACAAGGTCAATCTTCCCGTCTCGTATAAGGGTGGCCGCTGCGCTGTCGGGAATAAGTTTTGAAGGGATTTTTGCTTGCATGAGTTCCCAGGCTGTCAACCGCGAGCCTTGGAAGCGAGGTCTGGTTTCATCGGCATAGACAAAAATATTCTTGTCGTCGTAGAAAGCTGTTTTGATGACTCCCAGAGCCGTTCCCCATCCTGCGGTAGCAAGGGCCCCGGTGTTGCAATGGGTGAGAATGGTTGCATTGGCAGGAACCACAGTGTTGCCGATTCTTCCAATTTCCTTATTCGTAGCGATGTCTTCGCTACGGATAGCGTCTGCATCGGTTTTCAGGAGGGCGATAATTTGTTCGATAGGCAGCTTTTTTGCCTTTTCATAGGTACCGAGCATCCTGTCAATTGCCCATTTCAGGTTAACTGCGGTAGGGCGGGCGAGTGAGAGGAACGCACAGGCTTGCTTGAATTTCGTCTCGAAATCCTTCTCGCCTGCAAATTCCTTAGCAGCCATATACACCCCGTAAGCCGCGGTTGCCCCGATAGCCGGGGCCCCCCGGACTACCATGTCACGGATCGAAAACTCGACATCTTTATACGTATTGCATACGAAAAGCGTAAACGTGGTAGGTAAAACCCGCTGATCGATCAGGAACAGCTTTTCCTCCCTGTATTCCAGGGTAATAAATGTTTCATCCATTTTATCTCTCCTCTAGCGTTTTTGAATATCATCCCAACAGGCGTTTGTCTGTTCTCTTATCGATTCGAAATCGAGTCCGAGCAGATTTTTGTTTTCCATTACCAGCTTACCCTGGCAGAATACAGAATCTATATCGGAAGCCTG
The sequence above is a segment of the Sphaerochaeta pleomorpha str. Grapes genome. Coding sequences within it:
- the mtnA gene encoding S-methyl-5-thioribose-1-phosphate isomerase, with the protein product MDETFITLEYREEKLFLIDQRVLPTTFTLFVCNTYKDVEFSIRDMVVRGAPAIGATAAYGVYMAAKEFAGEKDFETKFKQACAFLSLARPTAVNLKWAIDRMLGTYEKAKKLPIEQIIALLKTDADAIRSEDIATNKEIGRIGNTVVPANATILTHCNTGALATAGWGTALGVIKTAFYDDKNIFVYADETRPRFQGSRLTAWELMQAKIPSKLIPDSAAATLIRDGKIDLVVLGGDRVAANGDVANKLGTFALSVICKEYGIPFYSVVPVSTIDFSIASGADIPIEERSKEEVTHPGGVQVAPDGMDVYNPCFDVTPHQNITGIITERGIIRPPFRENIERLRNGESLL